The following is a genomic window from Solidesulfovibrio sp..
GGGCGCTTTTGGCCGCCACCCTGCTCACGCTGTGCGTGCCCTACCTGCTCATCGGCCGCCAGGCCCGCTACTACGCCCCGGGCACGCTGTTCGTCCTGTGGACGCTCGACGCCTTTTTTTCCGACTGGCAGCGTCGGTGGGCGCCCTGGTGGGCGATGTTTCTCGGCATGGTGCTGCTTTTCCATGCCAACTACCTGCTCTTTTTGAGCTTCGCCCCGACGGCCCTGGTTGCGGCCGCGTTGGTTTTCCCCGAGCGCATGCAGGTGAGGCGCCTGGCCCTGCTGGCCGGGGCCACCACGCTCGTGGCCGTCATCCCGGGCATCCTCCTCTACCGCATCGGCCGGCAAAGCGGCATGTTCGACATCCTGCTCGTGCCGGAAAACCTGATGCTCTATTTCGCCGACCTGTGCATGTTCTGCATCCCCTTGCCGGTGTCCGTGGCCCTGGTGTGGCGCTGGCGGGGTTTTTTCACCCGGTTGCGCCGGCCGGCCGACGACGGCGAGCGGTTCGTCCTTTTTTCCGCCGTGCTCATCATCCTGAGCCTGGCCTTCCTCGGCCTCGTGCCCCAGCGTTTTTTCCGCTACATCGCCCATCTGCTGCCGCTATGCGCCATCCTGCTCGCCTGGTGCGTGCGCCGGCTGTGGGGCTTTTCCCGGCCCGCTTCGGTCATGCTTTTTTTCCTGCTGGCCGCGACCAACTGGCTGGCCGTCTATCCCATGGAGCGGCTGAAAATCGTCAACCGGCCGTGGCAGAACGATTTCCGCATGCTCACCTCGCTTAATTTCCCGATAAAGCTCTTCGTCACCGAGCTTGTCTGCGGCTATCCCGACGTCAACACGGCCATCGTGGGATTTTTCAAGACCCACGCCAAACCGGGGCAGACGGTGCTGGCCGAATACGGCGATTTGCCGCTGGCGTTTTACGTCGACGGCCTGCGCGTCCTTGGCGGCCTGCAGGGGCCGGTGCCCGAGGGCGCCCGGCCGGACTGGGTGCTGCGGCGCCGGGTGGTGCGGGTCAACCGCGACCGGTTCCTGTTCGATGCCCGGGAGTTCACCGACGCCCTGGATTTCGAGCGCGACTACGAGCGCGTGCCTCTGGCCTTTCCG
Proteins encoded in this region:
- a CDS encoding glycosyltransferase family 39 protein; this translates as MHHATSPTTAGPVPAAPPGRPGLFARPDWALVAILCVAAWLLFYNLGQRPFWQDEAETACLAKNVLKSGLPYAFDGVNVVSQEEEREFDKTGGYLWRWSPWIQIYMQAGGFALGGLDTAAGRFPFALAALVAIFWTYRLVRRHFGDRSWALLAATLLTLCVPYLLIGRQARYYAPGTLFVLWTLDAFFSDWQRRWAPWWAMFLGMVLLFHANYLLFLSFAPTALVAAALVFPERMQVRRLALLAGATTLVAVIPGILLYRIGRQSGMFDILLVPENLMLYFADLCMFCIPLPVSVALVWRWRGFFTRLRRPADDGERFVLFSAVLIILSLAFLGLVPQRFFRYIAHLLPLCAILLAWCVRRLWGFSRPASVMLFFLLAATNWLAVYPMERLKIVNRPWQNDFRMLTSLNFPIKLFVTELVCGYPDVNTAIVGFFKTHAKPGQTVLAEYGDLPLAFYVDGLRVLGGLQGPVPEGARPDWVLRRRVVRVNRDRFLFDAREFTDALDFERDYERVPLAFPDETFGNRTDDPNHHYFVPVEAPQKELEVWRRKEATP